A genome region from Calliopsis andreniformis isolate RMS-2024a chromosome 2, iyCalAndr_principal, whole genome shotgun sequence includes the following:
- the LOC143188100 gene encoding L-lactate dehydrogenase — protein sequence MTSLKDKLLSTVIEPISTGRNKITVVGVGQVGMACAFSILTNHVSSDVVLIDVMVDKLKGEMLDLQHGSAFLKNARINASTDYAATANSSLCIVTAGARQREGETRLDLVQRNTDIFKGIIPELVKYSPNTILLIVSNPVDILTYVAWKLSGLPKNRVIGSGTNLDSARFRFLLSQKLNVAPTSCHGWIIGEHGDTSVPVWSGVNVAGVRLRDLNASVGTEEDPEQWGQLHKQVVDSAYEVIKLKGYTSWAIGLSVSHLASAILRNSNQVHAVSTLVTGHHGINEEVFLSLPCTLGDGGVTCIVQQKLTSNEIDLLHKSAKTMHEVQKDLKF from the exons ATGACATCGCTGAAGGATAAATTATTAAGCACAGTGATAGAGCCAATTTCTACCGGCAGAAATAAGATCACCGTGGTCGGTGTTGGCCAAGTCGGCATGGCTTGCGCTTTCAGTATCTTGACAAAC CATGTCTCCAGTGACGTGGTGCTGATTGATGTGATGGTAGACAAGCTGAAGGGAGAAATGTTAGATCTCCAACACGGTAGCGCATTTCTAAAGAATGCAAGAATTAATGCGAGCACCGATTACGCGGCCACAGCAAACTCGAGTCTCTGCATAGTAACAGCTGGTGCTCGACAAAGAGAAGGAGAAACTAGGCTGGACCTAGTTCAACGGAATACAGACATCTTTAAAGGCATCATTCCGGAGTTAGTCAAATATAGCCCGAACACGATCCTTCTGATCGTATCGAATCCGGTAGACATTCTGACCTACGTGGCATGGAAACTCTCTGGCCTGCCAAAGAACCGCGTGATCGGAAGTGGAACCAATTTAGATTCGGCACGATTCCGATTTCTCTTATCGCAGAAACTAAATGTGGCTCCTACATCCTGTCACGGTTGGATTATCGGAGAGCACGGTGATACTAGCG TGCCGGTATGGTCGGGAGTGAACGTCGCTGGCGTCAGATTGCGCGATCTAAACGCAAGCGTTGGTACTGAGGAAGATCCTGAGCAGTGGGGTCAGCTGCATAAGCAGGTGGTAGATAGCGCATATGAGGTGATCAAGTTGAAAGGATACACGTCCTGGGCTATCGGACTGAGTGTCTCTCACCTCGCCTCAGCTATACTGCGGAATTCGAACCAAGTTCATGCAGTGTCTACTTTAGTTACC GGACACCATGGTATCAACGAAGAAGTGTTCCTATCGTTGCCTTGCACTCTGGGCGATGGAGGTGTCACGTGCATCGTCCAGCAGAAGTTAACTTCAAACGAAATTGATCTTTTGCATAAGTCTGCAAAGACGATGCATGAAGTTCAAAAAGACTTAAAATTCTAG
- the LOC143188323 gene encoding L-lactate dehydrogenase B chain — translation MLVLTNKDKIKYILSSFLGANISHVTTQSQMCPRSAVSEKVRFTVNGIECSNSRSPCLKEELLCKFSEPVRDCCHKVTIVGAGMVGVAVAYALLFKRITAHLAIVDAFPKKMEGEGMDLCHGSVFMGDPRIDYDTDFCITSNSKVIVLAAGVRQVKGETRLDMVERNTEVLKNIIPTLIGYSPNAVFIIVSNPVDILSWVTWKVSGLPVHRVIGSGTLLDSARFRFLIADRLGIAPSSVHAYIIGEHGESQVPLWSGVNVAGVQFRDILPNIGLETDEERWFEISKEVVRLGPTVRCLKGYTNTAVGLSVAEIVEAVLTNSQRVLPVSTLIQGHYDVCEEIFLSLPCSVGENGITNIIRMRITEFEKKLFQTSANIVYSVQKDVKTSSS, via the exons ATGCTCGTTCTTACGaataaggataaaataaaatacattttatctTCTTTCCTC GGAGCGAATATTTCACATGTTACGACTCAATCGCAGATGTGTCCACGGTCTGCAGTATCAGAAAAAGTGAGATTTACTGTTAATGGAATCGAATGTTCAAATTCTAGATCGCCATGTCTGAAGGAAGAATTGTTGTGCAAATTTTCTGAGCCAGTGAGGGATTGCTGTCACAAAGTGACAATCGTAGGGGCCGGTATGGTTGGAGTAGCAGTCGCGTATGCCCTCCTCTTTAAG AGAATCACCGCGCACCTCGCCATAGTGGATGCGTTTCCAAAGAAGATGGAAGGCGAGGGCATGGATCTCTGTCACGGATCGGTGTTTATGGGGGACCCGCGTATCGATTACGATACAG ACTTCTGCATCACGAGCAACTCAAAAGTGATCGTTCTGGCTGCGGGCGTGCGACAGGTGAAGGGCGAAACGCGACTTGACATGGTCGAACGAAACACAGAGGTCTTGAAAAATATAATACCTACACTGATTGGATACAGCCCAAATGCGGTGTTCATAATCGTTAGCAATCCAG TGGACATTCTGTCGTGGGTAACGTGGAAAGTGAGTGGATTACCGGTCCATCGGGTTATCGGAAGTGGAACTCTTCTCGATTCAGCGAGATTTCGTTTCCTGATCGCGGACCGCCTCGGTATAGCGCCCAGTTCTGTTCACGCTTACATTATTGGCGAGCACGGGGAGAGTCAGG TTCCACTCTGGTCCGGAGTGAACGTCGCGGGCGTTCAGTTTCGCGATATCCTGCCGAACATCGGGCTCGAGACAGACGAGGAAAGATGGTTCGAAATTTCCAAAGAAGTCGTTAGACT AGGACCAACCGTAAGATGTCTGAAAGGATATACTAACACAGCTGTTGGTCTTTCGGTCGCAGAGATTGTAGAAGCTGTTCTCACTAACTCACAAAGGGTTCTCCCGGTTTCAACACTGATTCAA GGTCATTATGACGTTTGTGAGGAGATATTTTTATCACTGCCCTGCTCCGTTGGAGAAAACGGTATCACGAATATTATAAGGATGCGCATTACGGAGTTCGAGAAGAAATTATTCCAAACATCGGCAAACATTGTGTACAGCGTGCAAAAAGATGTGAAAACTAGTTCATCCTAG